In the genome of Candidatus Hydrogenedentota bacterium, the window CGCAGGCGCGGTGGCCCCCGCGGGATGATACCAGTGGACCGTCGTGCTCAGCCCATGATCCGGGCCAAAGGCGATGCGAACCGCGCGAAAGTCCGCCGCGCCATCGAAACGCGCGCCGCGTTCCAGTTCGGCCTCCAGCCGCACATTGCCCGGCGCCGGCGGGACGCGGCCATATTCGTGCTCCAGCAGCAGCGCGCGCATCTCCTCCCGGCGCGCCGGCCACTGCGCGGTTGCGGTGACACGATCACCATTGAGGAAGACCAGCGGATCGGGCAGATCCGGGATGTCCTGCGAGGGCTCGGCCCCGGCGAGGATGCCAGGTAGCAGCGCCAGCAAGATGAGTAGCATTTTCACGATGTCGTCGCTCCAGCGGGTTCGGAGGGATTTAACCGCAAAGGACGCAACGATAGCAAAGAACGCCCCGGCAGGGCCGCCACGGCATTCGTGTATAATGAGAGGGATCCGCCTCGCGAAGCAGCCTGCGGCGGCATGGAGCACGTAGATGAACAGCTATACATTCATAGTCGAGCGCTGTCCGGAAACCAATCTATACATCGGGTACGTTCCTGGCTTTCCCGGCGCCCACAGTCAGGGCGAGACCCTGGACGAACTGCGCGAAAACATGGCGGAAGTCATTCAGTTGCTTCTCGAAGTCGGTGAGCCGGTGCTCGAATCCGAATTTGCCGGCACGCAGACCATTCAGATTGGCTAATCGATGCCGAAATACCCTGCTCTGAAGCCGCCTACGCCAGAATCTCTCGGATGACATGCCCGTGCACGTCCGTCAGCCGCCGGTCGATGCCATTATGCCGCACCGTCAACTTCCGGTGATCGATCCCGAGCAAGTGCAACACCGTGGCGTGCAGGTCGTACCCATAGGTCACATTCTCCACCGCCTTGTAGGACCACTCGTCGCTCGCGCCGTGCGTCACCCCGCCCCGGATCCCGCCGCCCGCCAGCCACGACGTAAACGTAAACGGGTTGTGGTCGCGCCCCGCGCTGCCCTGGCTGCACGGCATGCGCCCGAACTCCGTGGTCCAGATGACGATCGTGTCGTCCAGCATGCCGCGCGCCTTCAGATCCTTCAGCAGCGCGGCCGCCGGTTGGTCCATGCTCGCCGCCATCTCCCCGTGATCCTTCTCCAGGTCCTCGTGTGAGTCCCAGTTGCGGCGGGGGAACGCGTTGTCCGCGCCGCTCCAGACCTGCACAAAGCGCACGCCCCGCTCCAGCATGCGGCGCGCGAGCAGACAGTTGCGCCCGAAGTCCTCGGTGACCGGATTGGCCAGGCCATAGAGGCGCTTCGTGGCCTCCGTCTCGCCCGACAGATCGAGCACCTCCGGCGCGGTGATCTGGAGCCGCGCCGCGAGCTCGTAACTCTCGATGCGCGCGTCCAGCCGCGAATCGCCCGCGCGATCCGCCAGGTGTATGCGGTTCAGGCGCTCCAGCGCGGCCAGGCCCGCCGCGTCGTTCTCCGGCTTCACGAACTCGTCTTCCGGCGGAAAGAGATCCGCAATGGGATTGGGCTTCGCGGGATGGATCAGCGTGCCCTGATAGTTCGACGGCAGAAACCCCGCACCCCAGTTCTTCGGTCCGCCCGGGCCGAATCCGCGCGCGTCCGGAAGCACCACGAAGGTCGGAAGGTTGTCCGTCTCGCTCCCGAGCCCATACGTCACCCACGACCCCACGCTCGGAAAGCCCGGCAGCAGGAACCCCGTCGTCTGCATGAACGTCGCGGGCCCGTGCACATTCGACTTCGCCACCATCGCGGGCAAAAAGGCCATATCGTCGGCGCAGGTCGCCAGGTGGGGGACCAGATCGCTCACCCATTTGCCGCACTCGCCCCGCTGCTTCCACGCCCACGGCGCCGGCATCACCACGCCCGGCTCGCTCTGAAACAACTCCACCTTGCCGCCCGGATCAAAGGGCTGTCCCGCGCGCTCGGCCAGCAGCGGCTTGTAGTCGAACGTATCGCACTGGCTCGCCGCGCCCGACATGAACAGCTGGATAACCCGCTTCGCCCGCGGCGGGTGGTGCGGGCCATCCGGCAGGCCCGGTGCGCCCTGGGCAAAGGCGCCCTCCCGGTTCAGCAGGTGGGCCAGCGCGATGCCGCCCAGCCCGCCGC includes:
- a CDS encoding DUF1501 domain-containing protein, with product MKYDPKHQPRRPLSRREFLWKSGGGLGGIALAHLLNREGAFAQGAPGLPDGPHHPPRAKRVIQLFMSGAASQCDTFDYKPLLAERAGQPFDPGGKVELFQSEPGVVMPAPWAWKQRGECGKWVSDLVPHLATCADDMAFLPAMVAKSNVHGPATFMQTTGFLLPGFPSVGSWVTYGLGSETDNLPTFVVLPDARGFGPGGPKNWGAGFLPSNYQGTLIHPAKPNPIADLFPPEDEFVKPENDAAGLAALERLNRIHLADRAGDSRLDARIESYELAARLQITAPEVLDLSGETEATKRLYGLANPVTEDFGRNCLLARRMLERGVRFVQVWSGADNAFPRRNWDSHEDLEKDHGEMAASMDQPAAALLKDLKARGMLDDTIVIWTTEFGRMPCSQGSAGRDHNPFTFTSWLAGGGIRGGVTHGASDEWSYKAVENVTYGYDLHATVLHLLGIDHRKLTVRHNGIDRRLTDVHGHVIREILA
- a CDS encoding type II toxin-antitoxin system HicB family antitoxin; this encodes MNSYTFIVERCPETNLYIGYVPGFPGAHSQGETLDELRENMAEVIQLLLEVGEPVLESEFAGTQTIQIG